In one Mustela lutreola isolate mMusLut2 chromosome 8, mMusLut2.pri, whole genome shotgun sequence genomic region, the following are encoded:
- the MDM2 gene encoding E3 ubiquitin-protein ligase Mdm2 isoform X1, whose protein sequence is MCNTNMSVSTDGAVSTSQIPASEQETLVRPKPLLLKLLKSVGAQKDTYTMKEVIFYLGQYIMTKRLYDEKQQHIVYCSNDLLGDLFGVPSFSVKEHRKIYTMIYRNLVVVNQHESSDSGTSVSENRCHLEGGSDQKDPVQELQEEKPSSSDLVSRPSTSSRRRTISETEEHSDELPGERQRKRHKSDSISLSFDESLALCVIREICCERSSSSESTGTPSNPDLDAGVSEQSGDWLDQDSVSDQFSVEFEVESLDSEDYSLSEEGQELSDDDDEVYRVTVYQAEESDTDSFEEDPEISLADYWKCTSCSEMNPPLPPHCNRCWALRENWLPEDKGKMPEKAKLENSTQVEEGFDVPDCKKSSVSDSREPCAEENDDKITQASQSQESEDFSQPSTSNSIIYSSQEDVKEFEREETQDKEEIVESSFPLNAIEPCVICQGRPKNGCIVHGKTGHLMACFTCAKKLKKRNKPCPVCRQPIQMIVLTYFP, encoded by the exons ATGTGCAATACCAACATGTCTGTGTCTACTGATGGTGCTGTAAGCACCTCACAGATTCCAGCTTCGGAACAAGAGACCCTG GTTAGACCAAAGCCTTTGCTTTTGAAGTTGTTAAAGTCTGTTGGTGCACAAAAAGACACTTATACTATGAAAGAG GTTATATTTTATCTTGGCCAGTATATTATGACTAAACGATTATATGATGAGAAGCAACAGCATATTGTGTATTGTTCCAATGATCTTCTAGGGGATTTGTTTGGAGTGCCAAGCTTCTCTGTGAAAGAGCACAG gaaaatatatacaatgaTCTACAGAAACTTGGTAGTAGTCAATCAGCATG AATCATCAGATTCAGGCACATCTGTGAGTGAAAATAGGTGTCACCTTGAAGGTGGGAGTGATCAAAAG GACCCTGTGCAAGAGTTGCAGGAAGAGAAACCTTCATCTTCAGATTTGGTTTCTAGACCATCTACCTCATCTAGAAGGAGAACAATTAGTGAGACAG AAGAACATTCAGATGAATTACCTGGAGAACGGCAGAGAAAGCGCCACAAGTCTGATagtatttccctttcctttgatGAAAGCCTTGCTCTGTGTGTAATAAGGGAGATATGTTGTGAAAGAAGCAGTAGCAGTGAATCAACAGGGACGCCATCAAATCCg GATCTTGATGCTGGTGTAAGTGAACAATCAGGTGATTGGCTGGATCAGGATTCGGTTTCAGATCAATTCAGTGTAGAATTTGAAGTTGAGTCTCTCGATTCAGAAGATTATAGTCTTAGTGAAGAAGGACAAGAACTCTCAGATGACGATGATGAG GTATATCGAGTAACTGTGTATCAGGCAGAGGAGAGTGATACAGATTCATTTGAAGAAGATCCTGAAATTTCCTTAGCT GACTATTGGAAGTGTACTTCGTGCAGCGAAATGAATCCTCCTCTTCCACCTCATTGCAACAGATGTTGGGCCCTTCGTGAGAACTGGCTTCCTGAAGATAAAGGGAAAATGCCTGAGAAAGCCAAACTAGAAAACTCAACGCAAGTAGAAGAGGGCTTTGATGTCCCTGATTGTAAAAAATCTTCAGTGAGTGATTCCAGAGAACCGTGTGCTGAGGAAAATGATGATAAAATCACACAAGCCTCCCAATCCCAAGAAAGTGAGGACTTTTCTCAGCCATCAACTTCTAATAGCATCATTTATAGCAGCCAAGAAGATGTCAAAGAGTTTGAGAGGGAAGAAACacaagacaaagaagaaattgtGGAGTCTAGTTTTCCCCTTAATGCCATTGAACCTTGTGTGATTTGCCAAGGTCGACCTAAAAACGGTTGCATTGTTCATGGCAAAACAGGACATCTTATGGCATGCTTTACATGTGCAAAGAAGCTAAAGAAAAGGAATAAGCCCTGTCCAGTATGTAGACAACCAATTCAAATGATTGTGCTAACTTATTTCCCTTAA
- the MDM2 gene encoding E3 ubiquitin-protein ligase Mdm2 isoform X2 produces the protein MTKRLYDEKQQHIVYCSNDLLGDLFGVPSFSVKEHRKIYTMIYRNLVVVNQHESSDSGTSVSENRCHLEGGSDQKDPVQELQEEKPSSSDLVSRPSTSSRRRTISETEEHSDELPGERQRKRHKSDSISLSFDESLALCVIREICCERSSSSESTGTPSNPDLDAGVSEQSGDWLDQDSVSDQFSVEFEVESLDSEDYSLSEEGQELSDDDDEVYRVTVYQAEESDTDSFEEDPEISLADYWKCTSCSEMNPPLPPHCNRCWALRENWLPEDKGKMPEKAKLENSTQVEEGFDVPDCKKSSVSDSREPCAEENDDKITQASQSQESEDFSQPSTSNSIIYSSQEDVKEFEREETQDKEEIVESSFPLNAIEPCVICQGRPKNGCIVHGKTGHLMACFTCAKKLKKRNKPCPVCRQPIQMIVLTYFP, from the exons ATGACTAAACGATTATATGATGAGAAGCAACAGCATATTGTGTATTGTTCCAATGATCTTCTAGGGGATTTGTTTGGAGTGCCAAGCTTCTCTGTGAAAGAGCACAG gaaaatatatacaatgaTCTACAGAAACTTGGTAGTAGTCAATCAGCATG AATCATCAGATTCAGGCACATCTGTGAGTGAAAATAGGTGTCACCTTGAAGGTGGGAGTGATCAAAAG GACCCTGTGCAAGAGTTGCAGGAAGAGAAACCTTCATCTTCAGATTTGGTTTCTAGACCATCTACCTCATCTAGAAGGAGAACAATTAGTGAGACAG AAGAACATTCAGATGAATTACCTGGAGAACGGCAGAGAAAGCGCCACAAGTCTGATagtatttccctttcctttgatGAAAGCCTTGCTCTGTGTGTAATAAGGGAGATATGTTGTGAAAGAAGCAGTAGCAGTGAATCAACAGGGACGCCATCAAATCCg GATCTTGATGCTGGTGTAAGTGAACAATCAGGTGATTGGCTGGATCAGGATTCGGTTTCAGATCAATTCAGTGTAGAATTTGAAGTTGAGTCTCTCGATTCAGAAGATTATAGTCTTAGTGAAGAAGGACAAGAACTCTCAGATGACGATGATGAG GTATATCGAGTAACTGTGTATCAGGCAGAGGAGAGTGATACAGATTCATTTGAAGAAGATCCTGAAATTTCCTTAGCT GACTATTGGAAGTGTACTTCGTGCAGCGAAATGAATCCTCCTCTTCCACCTCATTGCAACAGATGTTGGGCCCTTCGTGAGAACTGGCTTCCTGAAGATAAAGGGAAAATGCCTGAGAAAGCCAAACTAGAAAACTCAACGCAAGTAGAAGAGGGCTTTGATGTCCCTGATTGTAAAAAATCTTCAGTGAGTGATTCCAGAGAACCGTGTGCTGAGGAAAATGATGATAAAATCACACAAGCCTCCCAATCCCAAGAAAGTGAGGACTTTTCTCAGCCATCAACTTCTAATAGCATCATTTATAGCAGCCAAGAAGATGTCAAAGAGTTTGAGAGGGAAGAAACacaagacaaagaagaaattgtGGAGTCTAGTTTTCCCCTTAATGCCATTGAACCTTGTGTGATTTGCCAAGGTCGACCTAAAAACGGTTGCATTGTTCATGGCAAAACAGGACATCTTATGGCATGCTTTACATGTGCAAAGAAGCTAAAGAAAAGGAATAAGCCCTGTCCAGTATGTAGACAACCAATTCAAATGATTGTGCTAACTTATTTCCCTTAA